A window from Euwallacea fornicatus isolate EFF26 chromosome 27, ASM4011564v1, whole genome shotgun sequence encodes these proteins:
- the LOC136347206 gene encoding uncharacterized protein codes for MKLFATFFLVFLAIHASTQTPVKDDSIKNIIVVVVDAILKRTDTLLTNSETRYENFKADPQGETDRIVDVLAQLEADSNDLFIKRIDELKDGASDEVVAAVECIDAEEEAVNAAAKETITTTATCVSKKYDSILNEVGHVLEELRTLQTDVQTQTDTLEKCSDDEIACLNGYITSMVQTTVKVIDAARKDVVDILAVVKEVVEQLESCDILPSIKANTLKIFDETLKCIKA; via the exons ATGAAGTTATTCGCTACCTTCTTCCTGGTGTTTTTGGCTATCCAT GCCAGCACCCAAACCCCAGTGAAAGACGAcagcattaaaaatatcatcgtCGTGGTCGTGGATGCAATCCTCAAACGTACTGACACTCTCCTGACCAACTCCGAAACCagatatgaaaatttcaaagctgACCCACAAGGAGAAACCGACCGTATCGTGGACGTCCTCGCACAATTAGAAGCCGATTCGAATGATCTCTTCATCAAACGTATCGACGAACTTAAGGATGGAGCCAGCGACGAAGTAGTTGCTGCCGTGGAATGTATCGACGCTGAAGAAGAAGCTGTTAACGCTGCTGCAAAGGAAACCATTACCACTACCGCTACATGCGTCAGCAAAAAATACGACAGCATCTTGAACGAAGTAGGACATGTTTTGGAAGAACTCCGAACACTCCAAACTGATGTCCAGACACAAACTGACACCCTTGAGAAATGCTCCGACGATGAAATTGCCTGCTTGAACGGTTACATTACCTCTATGGTACAAACTACTGTTAAGGTTATTGATGCTGCTAGAAAAGACGTTGTTGATATCCTTGCTGTAGTTAAAGAAGTTGTTGAGCAACTTGAGAGTTGCGATATTCTTCCCAGCATCAAGGCTAACACTCTCAAGATTTTCGACGAGACCCTTAAGTGCATCAAAGCATAA